A window of Felis catus isolate Fca126 chromosome A3, F.catus_Fca126_mat1.0, whole genome shotgun sequence genomic DNA:
AGGGTTCTGGGCCTTAACTCTGCAGGACTTCATGCTGCTATTTCTTTGTCAGTGCCCTTCCGTTTCTGCTGCCTCCCCACTTCAGAAAAGAATTATCACCTGGGATCTTGTGAGGGCTTTGCTCCTGGATGTAGAGTTGCTAACCAAGAAACTACTCACAATATTAGTTTCAAAGAAGGGTCCTTCAATTGTTTATCAAGGGACCATAACTGTGTTTTCCTTTAGCTTATACACACCATATATACCACCAATTCTAAGAAATGCACTTTTGCTTTTGGCTTTCAGCTGGAAGGAGGCAAAGGTGCAGCTGTCTTAGGTCATCCTGAATCTGGATTCACCTAACACCAGCCACCTTCACCATGCCACCGAAGTTCAACCCCAACAAGACCAAGTCATATACCTTGTGGGGAAGTTGTTGCCACATCTGCCCTGGCCCAGAAGACAGGCTCCCTGGGTCTGTCTCCAAAAATGGTTGGTGCTGACATCATCAAGGGAACGAGTGATTGGAAGGGTCTGAAGATTACAGTGAAACTGACCATTCAGAACAGACAGGCCCTATGCCTTAAACTtatgagtaaaaaaaataacGATTCAGGGTGATGCCTGAATCTTCACTGCTAATGTGAGACGAGACAAATTTTTAAGTGGGTAAAAGTCACCCCTAAAGTGACCCACCTACTTCAAGGGATGCCTGGGAATCATGATCTtcccataaaaaaacaaacaaacaaaacaccaccaccaccaccaccaccacacaggCCCAAATTGAAGTGGTACTTTCTGCTTCTGCCCTGATTATCAAAGCCCTCAAGAAATTGCTAAGAGatagaaagaggcagaaaaacatTAAGTACAGGGGAAATACCACTTTTGATGAGACTGTCAACATTGCCTGACAGATGCAGCACCGACCATGAGCCAGAGAACTATCTGGAACCATTAAAGAGATCCTGAGGACTCAggatgcctggctagctcagtcaggggagcatgcgactcttgatcttgactcttGATCATCTAGGGGTTCCAGCCCAAGGTTGGGCATagagctgacttaaaaaaaacaaaaacaaaaacccacaagtATTTTATCTCTTAAGGAAGAGAATGCTGAGGGTTAACACATTGTTATCCATTGTGCAATAATCATCACTACTTTTCTCTGATAGTTTTCAAATGATTGGACAGGAAAGTCATAGTACTGCAATCTGATGTTCAGAAATGTTAGGATtttcaatacttttattttccaaacattatttttttaaaagaacattaaaagcATCAGAAATACAAATCTGGCCTAAAGGTTAACATCAGAACAgttataaaatgtttgaaatacatCACATACTTTGCATCACAGTAAAGCATCAAGAGAACTAATTAATATACCCTGCTAATAGTTAGTCACATTCAACTGAGTGCTCATTATTTTTAGTTCTCAGGTTAGCCCTTATAAAGAAgttatatatgtatctatttttataaatagatatatatgtaaCTCGTGAAGAGATAAGTTTTATCTATCTCTGTATCTCCACATAGATACAGAGATACATGTGGAGAAGGCTAAGAATCTAGCCCAACATGTATTTCATGCAAGTTAAATCAATAATTTCTTGATGAGCATACAGAGAAAGAACACCTCATATGCacatgcttatttttctttatattattataaCTTTTACCTCCCAAAGATGGGTCATCTCAAACTCAAAGGTCACACAAGAAAacctgacattttaaattttacaagtagaaattacttttaaaaaatcttttattgaaTCACACTGGAAATGCCTAGCCAAAAAAGAGATACATACCTTAAAAAGTCTTAATCAAGAAGTGTCTTCTTGATTAATGTTATTAATTATAAAGCTGTTTGGCTTATTGGAATAAATACCCAGTTCTAAATTAAGACAAAAGTCTCATTCCTAATTTTACACAATTCTTCAAATGACCTTGGGAAAGGATATTGGATTTcttagtgctttttaaaaagggtaatATATTACCTGGTTAGTATATTACTTAATCTTGTGggaatattaataaatgaaaacagtgttGTATTAAACATATAAAAGTATAACTGAAATAGGTTATAGTGATTTTCAAAAATAGCATTCAattacaaacaagaaaaaatgtgacAGAGTAgaggttttctcttctgttataaaatttaataacaaaaacagaggaagaaagggagagaaggaagggaaggacaaaGTTCTAAAAGgcgaatttaaaaacaaagtaaaacccATATCTCATACTCAGATCTCAGAAATAGAATGGCTGGTGGGTGCTGGAAGGCGAGAGGTGTTGGACAAGGCTGCACAGAGTTCCAGCTGAGCATCTGTTCTGTGTCCCAACCCCCCTTCCCCAAGGAATCTTGTATTTGGGAAAGGCCTGGAGAGGGAGCTATAAACTGGATACCTTTCAAAACAACAAAGTTCCTTCCAATCTGCAATAACAGTTCTTGACTATAACAATTTTCCTCTAAAGATAGGTTTTGGATCTTGATGCTCGTCTGGAGTTTGGCAGCTATAGTTCCGAAATTGCAGCGAGTTCAAATGCTAACtctataatgaaaatgtttttacataaaaatatgaacTTACAGTTGTTATGCTAGGAACCACAGGGTACGTAATAAAATTAGCATAAGGTATAGAAATACTTCATCTAGTTTTCCTTTACTGCCCATGTCCAAGATTAATGGGAGAGAAATAACACGATTAGTTTGAAAACAGATTGTCTTAAGAATTTTTCTACCATAGTGATACATAAACAaggacaaggggcgcctgggtggcttggtcggttaagcgtccgacttcggctcaggtcatgatctcacggtccgtgggttcgagccccgcatcgggctctgtgctgatagctcagagcctggagcctgtttcggattctgtgtctccctctctctctgcccctcccccgttcatgctctgtctctctctgtcctaaaaataaataaacgttaaaaaaaattaaaaaaaaaaaaaaaaaaaaaacaaggacaaaaaaaaaaatgatttccaaaCACTGGGATACTCTGTTAGGTTGTTAACGAACCATCCTTACAGAGAAGGAACAAGTCAAATGAAATACTCCCATTGTCATTCTTACAGCTTCTTAAGCAATGATAAAGATCTTCTAACACACAATGGCAGTTCAGATTGCTTCCCACATCACCACACCCTGATTGAGATGACCACCGTTAGTGCCCATGCGCCCAGAAATCACATTCCTCCACTACAGGTCCTGTCCTCTTCACCAAGGGCTCTCGGGTAAGATCATGCCAAAATAGAATAAGGCGTTTTCAGCAAGcaaaaacagatttctttttaaaaagctttatagCTAATCAACTCACAcaaaataatatctataataaGAAATGGTAATAATCATAATACTGTATTCTTGGCTGACTGTCTTATGAAAGGAAAGTACTTAATGCCTGTGTGTCTTGGGTAAAGGTAATTATAGAtaatatatttctgattttctgctttgacaatgtattatttattcaaataagccTGCTACCAAAAAACTGTATTGCTCCCCATTTCAACACATTACAGAATCAAAATTTACAgttcaattaataaaaaatttgccTCAGTGAAGATCATACCttcatattgtttaaaaaaaatccaactcaGCTATACTTTGAAGGCCCCGAACACTGACTCAAATGATCGTAATCAGTCCATTCTCCTTCAATTCATTAGCGTGATCATTCCTGGCATCTATTTAAAAGTTTAGTACAAAAGATCGGAGCGCAGGTCAGGGTAAAAAAtctaaatgatacatttttacaTCAAATCTTAAAAGGTCAGCCACAAAGCAAATCAATAGGTGCTTATATTTCAGACAGAAGAAAATCAGAACGGCCAACTGTTCCGCTGGATCTTGAAGTTTTCATCTACCACGGGTCTCacagaaatgggggaaaaaatcaaatagtATCCGAAACAAAAACAGTTTCTGCAAGAGTCTCCAGCCTCCACGAGCCTAAACAGAGGGCACTGGAATCTGCTTGGCCGACGTGCTGTCATATTCTTGCATTAAATCATTAGTGGTGTGATAGTGCATGGCAATATATGAACTAGCAAATCCAAAAGAGTTTACTGGCTGCAAGTTATGCGGACTGCTCTCCTCCTGGGAGGGGCTGCTGTTGTAAATGCTGTAGTAGGGTTCAATCCGAGTGTTGATGGGGGTGGAGCTGCTCTGACCGTAGTGCTGGTGTCCAGCAGAGATCTTGGGACTGACCACACTTTCCTTTGAATGACTTGGGCCACAAGCCTGGTCCACAAATTTCTTCTGGGGCTTTGGAGACAACATGTAGGCAGAGTTTGTTTCATGATGGGAGGATTTGTTTCTGTTGATTTCCAGGTTCCCCTTTCCCATGGCTCGAAGTCGAGTCTTCTGTTTGCAGCAGAAAAAACCCAGGCCCACGTACTGGAGGCACCAGAGCACTTTCCTCCTCAGCCCTGAGCTGTTCCGAGAATATATAAAAGGGTTTAATCctgatttgaaaaatataaggGTAAATCCAAAGAGTTCAAACTGGTAAAGGATGAAGCTCCCATTGCTGGAAAGGACCACCTGCACTAAGGAAATCCCCAGTGGAAGACAGCACACCAGGACGGAGAGCACGATAATCACACAGGTGACCACCGCTTTGGAATCCTTAGCCGTGGAGAGATTGACAGCAGAGACCAGCTGGAGCCGGCTGGCCCCCGGAGTTGGCATCTGGTTAAGACTCTTGGTGTATCCATGGGTCTGAACGTGCTGCAGTTTGTTGTAATTCTGGTTCCTGTAGAGAGCCGGCATGGTGCACTGGATGGGATCTCCACCCCCCTTTCCAGGGGCCCCCATGAAAGGCTGTGGTCTGGAAGCATCTACTGTGATCACAGGGGGGCACTTTCTGACTTGAGCATTTTTCCGCAGCGTCTGAGCGATCATGATGTAAGAGACAGATACCACAGCGACACAACAGGTGAAGTCGATCACATACAGAGACAAAATGGCTCTCCCTTCTCCGGCCATCAGACTGGACATGGGAAGGCAGAGGTGGGACTTGCTGGTTTTCAGGGTGCCCAAGGTGGCAAGAGTGAAACTGGTGGCCCAGAGAAGCAGAGTGAGGAGCAGGGTGCAGGGAAAGGAGGCTGTGCGATTGGGCTGCTTCCCCAACACCATGCGGAGCCGGTGCAGGGCAATCACTGCCACGGTCTTGAGGGACATGATTATGAAGCCTGAACTGGTGAGATGGAAGGTGAAGCAGAAAGCATCTGGGATACTACTGGCTGAGCTGAAGAACAACACAAAGGTGAACATGGGGGCTGTCACTCCACAGATGAAGAGGTCACAGAAGGACAGGTTCAGGATCATGAAATCAAAGTTGGTTCTGAATTTCCTGAAAGCTGGGTCAAAGAAGGACAAGAAGACAATGAAGTTGCCATAAGAGCCCAGGCAGAAGATGACTGCGAGTAGAAAAGTGCAGGTTACCAAGGTGGCGGTGTGGATGAGGTCCTGGAGGCCCTCCTGTAGTGTGGTGCTGTTTCCTCCATGGGAGTGACGCACGTGGAGCAAGGTGGTGTTGGGAGCGTCCTGAAGGTGGTCCGTGGAGTTCATCTTTAGAGAGAAGGGACTCTCCCTTCTGTGGGAGGGGAGTCAGGGCCTCAACTCACAGGCGAGCGGTATGGGGCAAAAGAGGCCCAGAGCAGAAAAGCCTGCACACAAAAATGCACacccagaaacagaaagaaattaatggAGTAGAGCGATCGCATGATTTTTTACAAGAGTACTAGAATTTGTTTTAGCTCTGACTGATGCAtacaaaaaaacatttctctgCTCAAAGTCCAACACAGAAAAGACACAAACACCTCAAAATATATTCCTTGGGCTAATGTCAGGTTTCATGGCACAGTGGTTTTTGAAATAGTTTAAGCATCACctggggacttaaaaaaaaaaaaaaaagcagattcctgggccccaccccttgAGTTTCTGATTGAAGGGTATGCAAATGTTACTTTTAGAAACACTCTGGTGCCAGACACCAAAGAGATCACTATGTACTTACAGCCTAATGTGGTCAATCAGATGACAGCAGGTGCTGTGGAAGTCAGAGAAGGGGAAGCTAATCCCAACCTGGGGCGGAGGCTGAGAGCAGCTGCAGGGAGTGATGGTGAGGAGCTTGCTGGGGgtcaggagcagggcagggatggaggggcagacagggtgAGATTATGGGAGTAGGTCTCACAGCATGTGTTTAGGTTACAAGTCAGATGGCATTGCTGAAGTATACTGTGGCCCCTTATCGAACTCCCACAAATCACTAACAAGTACTATTTCTTTCCCTAGGGACAcgctttatttttccattgtttataattttttctccCTACTGGTAATTTCTTGGCCATCTCCCTCCCTTTCACTGGAAAAAAACTTTGTGTAGGACTACATTtgagaggggaaaatgaaagCATTGTATTTGAGATTTAAAAGGTACAAAGCACCCTTTTGTAAACTCTAACCTTCTATACAAAGGTGAATTGTTATTCAACAGCAATATCGTCATGATCAAACAGGAGGCACATGCCCATTCATGCCTTCATTTACTCAGTTTACATTTATCATGTGCAGACTGTATGCCAGCTTTATGCTAGGTGCTGTGGGTAGAAAGATGAGTAAGACCCAGCCTCTGCTTTATaagaaaacttctttttcttcttgctttttattttcgaCTTTGTTTTGCAATGAGATTTAAAGTACACTCACAGAAATCTTCCGTTGTTCCAAATGTCAAAGCCCTGTGTGACCTGGTGCCCACTCTGCTCTGAAAGATGCTTCCAGCGGGACAGCTGAAGTTGTTCCTTGGAGACTGGTGCAATGCTCTTGACAACTCAAAGGTATTTGCTTTAATCCAGCATTTAGGAATAAGCAATGGCACTGGGGACGTCCTGGGGTTATGTTCCAAATATTTAACCATGAGCTCCAACTGGGTTCCAGAGGCCTCTAGCTGTGCCTGGGATTAACCCTTTGGTTCCTGGATCATGGGGCACAGAGGAAGAGGGGACTGGTCCATGAAGGATCACTCGGGGCTCCAAGCAGCAGCTATGAACCTCCTGATACAGAAATGTCTCAGCATTCAGTAGTAGGTATGGCTGTGCCAGTGAGTATGAGACAAATTTCAGTCCTGAGGAGATCCATCTACCTAACAAATGTCCTTCACGAAGGAAGAAGAtggcctcttttttcttctcaatgGTCAAATAGTACAGACCATGACAATATGATGAATTTCTTCACTGGCAAGGAAAACCAGCTTTCTTATACTTTCCTTATAAAAGTTCCAtgagacaaaaatataaatccCAACCACTTGTTTCTTGATGATtagaattaaaacataataatggATGGCTTTATTGTTTTCACTTACAGACCGGGTGCCTGTTTCTGAATCCTTTTTGATAGCTATGaggtaagaaaaagacaaccttTTGCTACTCGTTTTTGCATTGTTAATTGGACGACTGGAGTTAGCTGAtgaaaagagaagtagaaaacTCAACTTGAGGaggcagaaaggcagagagatgcCCAGAAGGGTCTCTTCTTTGGAGGTAGGGGAGCAAACAGGAGCGAAGAGGGAAGCAGGAATTTGGAATGAAAGCATTTGGAACTGATGTTCAGAGAAATACCGAGTGAGTGGCTAAAAACGAGGAAGAGGGATGATGGAAATTATGAAGATCACAGGCTAGGAGACATCTGGAAAGGGAACTGTCAAAGGGAAAATGGGATGATGAAGCACCAATATTGGTCAAGGATAagaggcaggaggaaaaaaaaaaagatttggagtAGTTGAGGACCAACTTCCACTTTCTGCACAGTTATAATTTTTTCAA
This region includes:
- the GPR75 gene encoding probable G-protein coupled receptor 75; amino-acid sequence: MNSTDHLQDAPNTTLLHVRHSHGGNSTTLQEGLQDLIHTATLVTCTFLLAVIFCLGSYGNFIVFLSFFDPAFRKFRTNFDFMILNLSFCDLFICGVTAPMFTFVLFFSSASSIPDAFCFTFHLTSSGFIIMSLKTVAVIALHRLRMVLGKQPNRTASFPCTLLLTLLLWATSFTLATLGTLKTSKSHLCLPMSSLMAGEGRAILSLYVIDFTCCVAVVSVSYIMIAQTLRKNAQVRKCPPVITVDASRPQPFMGAPGKGGGDPIQCTMPALYRNQNYNKLQHVQTHGYTKSLNQMPTPGASRLQLVSAVNLSTAKDSKAVVTCVIIVLSVLVCCLPLGISLVQVVLSSNGSFILYQFELFGFTLIFFKSGLNPFIYSRNSSGLRRKVLWCLQYVGLGFFCCKQKTRLRAMGKGNLEINRNKSSHHETNSAYMLSPKPQKKFVDQACGPSHSKESVVSPKISAGHQHYGQSSSTPINTRIEPYYSIYNSSPSQEESSPHNLQPVNSFGFASSYIAMHYHTTNDLMQEYDSTSAKQIPVPSV